A section of the Carya illinoinensis cultivar Pawnee chromosome 12, C.illinoinensisPawnee_v1, whole genome shotgun sequence genome encodes:
- the LOC122288869 gene encoding WAT1-related protein At3g28050-like, protein MGFRSSLVGLVPFVAMVMVECLDVGLTTLSKAAMSKGMSHYVFVVYSNALATLILLPSSFIIHRNKRPPLTISLLCKFFLLSLAGITVMQNCVFTGVSYSSPTLASAMSNLVPAFTFLLAVIFRMEELGLRNSRSQIKIMGTLVSISGALIVTLYKGQAIGSPQIQFSKTTLPGQPSPSTMLATTNNWIIGALFLATASICLAVWNTAQAAILKGYPSEMTIVSFYCFFGTIQCTVVSLIAERDPNAWKLRPDIELVSIVYSALFGSVVTFSTLTWCIHKKGPLFVAMFKPLGIAIAALMGVIFLGDTLHVGSVIGAIIIVAGFYAVIWTQYKEEETGKSLEVDRLPAPSQKSPLLESQTDA, encoded by the exons ATGGGGTTCAGATCCAGCTTGGTGGGTTTGGTGCCATTTGTTGCCATGGTGATGGTGGAGTGCCTGGATGTTGGCCTGACCACACTGAGTAAAGCAGCCATGTCAAAAGGGATGAGTCACTATGTCTTCGTTGTCTACTCAAATGCCCTTGCCACTCTCATCCTCCTTCCCTCTTCTTTCATTATCCACAG AAACAAGAGGCCTCCACTGACCATCTCTCTCCTCTGTAAATTCTTCCTCCTCAGTCTTGCTGg GATAACAGTGATGCAGAATTGTGTATTCACTGGCGTAAGCTACAGCTCTCCTACCCTTGCATCTGCTATGAGCAACTTGGTCCCAGCATTCACTTTCTTGCTTGCTGTAATCTTCAG GATGGAAGAACTAGGCTTGAGAAACTCGAGAAGTCAGATCAAGATTATGGGGACCCTGGTATCAATCTCAGGAGCATTGATTGTTACCCTTTACAAGGGCCAGGCAATTGGCTCTCCGCAAATTCAGTTCTCTAAAACCACTCTTCCAGGGCAACCATCTCCATCCACTATGTTGGCAACAACAAATAATTGGATAATTGGGGCCCTTTTCCTTGCAACTGCTAGTATATGTCTTGCAGTGTGGAATACTGCTCAG GCTGCAATCCTAAAAGGGTACCCATCAGAGATGACTATAGTCTCCTTCTATTGCTTCTTTGGGACAATCCAATGTACAGTAGTTTCTTTGATTGCTGAAAGAGATCCAAATGCTTGGAAATTAAGGCCTGATATTGAGCTTGTCTCAATTGTCTACTCA GCTCTTTTTGGAAGCGTAGTGACGTTTTCTACATTAACATGGTGCATACATAAGAAGGGGCCTTTATTTGTTGCCATGTTCAAGCCCCTGGGGATCGCTATCGCTGCTTTGATGGGTGTCATCTTCCTTGGCGACACACTCCATGTTGGAAG TGTGATTGGAGCAATTATAATCGTTGCAGGATTTTATGCTGTCATATGGACACAATACAAAGAAGAGGAAACGGGCAAATCCCTTGAAGTTGATAGGCTACCGGCGCCCTCACAGAAGAGTCCTCTCTTGGAGAGTCAGACAGATGCATAA